A section of the Candidatus Latescibacterota bacterium genome encodes:
- a CDS encoding TrmH family RNA methyltransferase translates to MEHDPLHAMWRDRPVDPGGPRTPVAALLDNIRSAHNVGDIFRSADALRLERLYLAGISAFPPNGKLAKTALGTTASVPWTHDLRVFDAVARAREAGFALVAVERTPASESAFAWDGPARCCFVFGHEVLGVDRELLRQADAVLHLPMLGVKNSLNVASSAAALLYQHCARHRLLPDGAPQLSDSYLPDRREGGPGADGDAGD, encoded by the coding sequence ATGGAACACGATCCCCTGCACGCGATGTGGCGCGATCGCCCGGTGGATCCGGGAGGCCCGCGCACGCCGGTGGCCGCCTTGCTGGACAACATCCGCAGCGCCCACAACGTGGGCGACATCTTCCGCAGCGCCGACGCGCTGCGCCTCGAGCGCCTCTACCTCGCGGGGATCAGCGCCTTCCCCCCCAACGGCAAGCTGGCCAAGACCGCCCTCGGCACCACGGCGAGCGTGCCGTGGACCCACGACCTGCGCGTCTTCGACGCCGTCGCCCGGGCGCGGGAGGCCGGCTTCGCGCTGGTGGCCGTGGAGCGGACGCCCGCGAGCGAGAGCGCCTTCGCCTGGGACGGTCCCGCGCGCTGCTGCTTCGTCTTCGGTCACGAGGTGCTGGGGGTGGATCGCGAGCTGCTGCGCCAGGCGGACGCGGTGCTGCACCTGCCCATGCTCGGCGTGAAGAACAGCCTCAACGTGGCGTCGAGCGCCGCCGCCCTCCTCTACCAGCACTGCGCGCGCCACCGGCTGCTCCCCGACGGCGCGCCGCAGCTCTCCGACAGCTATCTGCCCGACCGCCGCGAGGGCGGACCCGGCGCGGACGGCGACGCGGGCGACTAG
- a CDS encoding NTP transferase domain-containing protein, whose protein sequence is MARTLPGPPSCTAAILCGGAARRMGRDKAALAHPAGGTLLARTVALGLASCASALLLSGDGRRYGGLGLEELADAQPGCGPLGGLVAALRATRGPVLLLPVDLPGLALVHLQALLARPGGAATAVWVAAGDDGLHPTLSLWTPACLAPAEAALAAGHLALHALVRALPHRRVTLPAAALVNWNAPADCR, encoded by the coding sequence ATGGCCCGCACGCTTCCCGGTCCTCCCTCCTGCACCGCCGCGATCCTCTGCGGCGGCGCGGCGAGGCGCATGGGACGCGACAAGGCGGCACTCGCCCACCCCGCCGGCGGAACGCTGCTCGCGCGGACGGTGGCGCTGGGCCTCGCGAGCTGCGCCTCCGCGCTGCTGCTCAGCGGCGACGGCCGCCGCTACGGCGGACTGGGACTCGAGGAACTCGCGGACGCGCAGCCGGGCTGCGGGCCCCTGGGCGGCCTGGTGGCGGCGCTGCGCGCGACGCGCGGCCCCGTGCTGCTGCTGCCGGTGGATCTGCCGGGCCTCGCGCTCGTCCACCTGCAGGCGCTGCTGGCCCGGCCGGGCGGGGCCGCGACCGCCGTCTGGGTCGCCGCGGGCGACGACGGCCTCCACCCCACGCTCTCGCTGTGGACGCCCGCCTGCCTTGCGCCCGCCGAGGCCGCCCTGGCCGCCGGCCACCTGGCGCTGCACGCGCTCGTGCGCGCGCTGCCGCATCGACGGGTGACGCTGCCGGCCGCGGCGCTCGTCAACTGGAACGCGCCGGCGGACTGCCGCTAG
- a CDS encoding transglutaminase domain-containing protein encodes MRRSLLIVLLLAALPLRASAEPTLAERVDATLARHLDGARIAAWLDTLPQDSLEREAANWILAWLPLSDCAALDLPLLREHVELAATTHSDAIPHALWLHYVVPHRVSQEPAQPWRARFRAELLPRLEGARDMEDVALAVNRWCREQATFTPTSGRDMGPLGTVERGVGRCEEEMILTICALRAAGLPARSCSTPYWTFTDNNHAWVEVWADGRWHYLGGCEPDRCLDRAWFTGPASRAGFVRSTGYGEFDPAPEPLYRRADGATAINSTAVYGTPFTLRASLSPGLAATLEVAERDDPPLNVNVLNFGNLRGLARMDSGDALALGPGEYALTAGSDSALYLRVVSGRPGERVDVTLGEEDRYDLDAAPGFWLRYPEGDATPARDENRVTPMQEGGMNRAVRAHAADRAKLRALDADEQAQVDALPPAQRARFTALLATPFPRASALTTLLAAAGDSLAREDLLAWLEACDDKDLFELSPGQIAAELAAGRAVRRRLEAVGLTLPDSLYRQAVLPDRLHYEPATDWRAALPLLPLAADAPASLDALLAAFAARTTSVEATYHGAPLSPDQCWRLGLGTDADLRVALVGLARRNGWPARVRNGRAEVWLDGWIGVDPSTGTRVEEGAPGAAATGRLDLAVTWGGAPYPAAESYRHFNVARLEDGAFSSPWWEPVLGEQDWDAGDFVFSSANRVPGGSVYGRLRRFHVSPDSLTTVSLPLDIGPGWEPGEAFVNVDEPQRLLDRLAGGLLPPVEPGPDCLLFIFAPGEPATRMIEALGHVRHRLRGRGVALVFAASSEAAPTDLLEAAGFGSTDCTDCFPVHFSKDFMETQAVAQGQPWPDLPIVMLKLNGEFRYCRSGFDTAVDQHLNLVLDLEEAAAR; translated from the coding sequence GTGCGCCGTTCGCTGCTCATCGTCCTGCTGCTCGCCGCCCTGCCGCTCCGCGCGAGCGCCGAACCCACCCTCGCGGAGCGGGTGGACGCCACCCTCGCCCGCCACCTCGACGGCGCCCGCATCGCCGCCTGGCTGGACACGCTGCCCCAGGACTCCCTCGAGCGCGAGGCCGCCAACTGGATCCTCGCCTGGCTGCCGCTCTCGGACTGCGCCGCGCTCGACCTGCCGCTCCTGCGCGAACATGTGGAGCTGGCAGCCACGACCCATAGTGACGCGATCCCCCACGCGCTCTGGCTGCACTACGTGGTGCCCCATCGCGTGAGCCAGGAGCCGGCCCAGCCCTGGCGTGCGCGCTTCCGCGCGGAACTGCTGCCGCGGCTCGAGGGGGCGCGCGACATGGAGGACGTGGCGCTGGCCGTCAATCGCTGGTGCCGCGAACAGGCCACCTTCACCCCCACCAGCGGGCGCGACATGGGCCCGCTCGGCACGGTGGAGCGCGGCGTGGGCCGCTGCGAAGAGGAGATGATCCTCACCATCTGCGCCCTGCGCGCCGCCGGTCTCCCCGCGCGCAGCTGCTCGACCCCCTACTGGACCTTCACCGACAACAACCACGCCTGGGTGGAGGTCTGGGCCGACGGACGCTGGCACTACCTCGGCGGCTGCGAGCCCGACCGCTGCCTCGATCGCGCCTGGTTCACCGGGCCCGCCAGCCGCGCCGGCTTCGTGCGCTCCACCGGCTACGGCGAGTTCGATCCCGCGCCCGAGCCGCTGTATCGCCGCGCGGACGGCGCCACGGCCATCAACTCCACCGCCGTCTACGGCACGCCCTTCACGCTGCGCGCCTCGCTCTCACCCGGCCTCGCCGCGACGCTCGAAGTCGCGGAGCGCGACGATCCCCCGCTCAACGTCAACGTGCTGAACTTCGGCAACCTGCGCGGCCTCGCCCGCATGGACAGCGGCGATGCGCTGGCGCTGGGCCCCGGCGAGTACGCCCTGACGGCCGGCAGCGACTCGGCGCTCTACCTGCGCGTCGTGAGCGGTCGCCCCGGCGAGCGCGTGGACGTCACCCTGGGCGAGGAGGACCGCTACGACCTCGACGCCGCCCCCGGCTTCTGGCTGCGCTATCCCGAGGGCGACGCCACCCCCGCCCGCGACGAGAACCGCGTCACCCCGATGCAAGAGGGCGGCATGAACCGCGCCGTTCGCGCCCACGCCGCCGACCGCGCGAAGCTCCGCGCGCTCGACGCGGACGAGCAGGCGCAGGTGGACGCCCTGCCGCCGGCCCAGCGCGCGCGCTTCACCGCGCTGCTGGCGACGCCCTTCCCCCGCGCCAGCGCGCTGACCACACTGCTCGCGGCGGCCGGCGACTCGCTCGCCCGGGAGGACCTGCTCGCCTGGCTGGAGGCCTGCGACGACAAGGATCTCTTCGAGCTGTCGCCCGGGCAGATCGCCGCCGAGCTGGCCGCGGGCCGCGCGGTGCGCCGGCGTCTCGAGGCCGTGGGGCTCACCCTTCCCGACTCGCTCTACCGGCAGGCCGTGCTGCCCGACCGCCTGCACTACGAACCCGCCACCGACTGGCGCGCGGCGCTCCCGCTGCTGCCCCTCGCGGCCGACGCGCCCGCCAGCCTCGACGCACTGCTCGCCGCCTTCGCCGCGCGTACGACGTCCGTCGAGGCCACCTACCACGGCGCGCCGCTGAGCCCCGACCAGTGCTGGCGGCTCGGTCTCGGCACCGACGCCGACCTGCGCGTCGCCCTCGTGGGTCTGGCCCGCCGCAACGGCTGGCCCGCGCGCGTTCGCAACGGCCGCGCCGAGGTCTGGCTCGACGGCTGGATCGGCGTGGACCCGTCCACGGGCACGCGCGTCGAGGAGGGCGCGCCGGGCGCGGCGGCCACCGGGCGCCTCGACCTCGCGGTCACCTGGGGCGGCGCGCCGTATCCCGCCGCCGAGTCCTACCGGCACTTCAACGTCGCGCGGCTCGAGGACGGCGCCTTCAGCTCGCCGTGGTGGGAGCCCGTGCTCGGCGAGCAGGACTGGGACGCCGGCGACTTCGTCTTCAGCAGCGCGAACCGCGTGCCCGGCGGCAGCGTCTACGGGCGCCTGCGCCGCTTCCATGTGAGCCCTGATTCGCTGACGACGGTGAGCCTGCCCTTGGACATCGGGCCCGGCTGGGAGCCGGGCGAGGCCTTCGTGAACGTGGACGAGCCGCAGCGGCTGCTCGACCGCCTGGCGGGCGGGCTACTCCCCCCAGTCGAACCGGGGCCCGACTGCCTGCTCTTCATCTTCGCCCCCGGCGAGCCGGCCACGCGCATGATCGAGGCGCTGGGTCACGTCCGCCATCGCCTCCGCGGTCGTGGCGTGGCGCTCGTCTTCGCCGCCAGCAGCGAGGCGGCGCCCACCGATCTCCTGGAAGCGGCCGGCTTCGGAAGCACAGACTGCACCGACTGTTTCCCCGTTCACTTCTCGAAGGACTTCATGGAGACGCAGGCTGTAGCTCAGGGACAGCCCTGGCCCGATCTGCCCATCGTCATGCTCAAGCTGAACGGGGAATTCCGCTACTGCCGCTCGGGCTTCGACACGGCCGTGGACCAGCATCTGAACCTCGTGCTGGACCTGGAGGAGGCGGCGGCGCGCTAG
- the acpS gene encoding holo-ACP synthase, with translation MILGIGIDLAPPARLRQAWARRGERFLARLFTPAERADCARARDPWPHYASRFAAKEAFLKALGTGLADGLSWQDIELRRDALGKPTLHLAGRAAALAAERGVTRVHVSLSDLPELSVAQVLLEGAP, from the coding sequence GTGATCCTCGGCATCGGCATCGATCTCGCCCCGCCCGCGCGTCTGCGCCAGGCCTGGGCCCGACGCGGCGAGCGCTTCCTCGCGCGGCTCTTCACGCCCGCGGAGCGCGCCGACTGCGCGCGCGCCCGCGACCCCTGGCCCCACTACGCAAGTCGCTTCGCCGCCAAGGAGGCCTTTCTCAAGGCGCTGGGCACGGGCCTCGCCGACGGCCTGTCCTGGCAGGACATCGAACTGCGCCGCGACGCTCTCGGCAAGCCGACGCTCCACCTCGCCGGCCGCGCAGCGGCGCTGGCGGCCGAGCGCGGCGTGACGCGCGTGCACGTCAGCCTGAGCGATCTGCCGGAGCTCTCCGTCGCGCAGGTGCTGCTGGAGGGCGCGCCGTGA
- the xth gene encoding exodeoxyribonuclease III yields MELASWNVNGIRAVQRKGALDWIWESSLDVVCLQETKASPDQLDADLTAPKGWVAHWASAERKGYSGVVTYARESAAPRSVTVGFGTKRFDDEGRTLVTDHGDFLLYNVYFPNGKASDERLAYKMDFYAAFQKHVNAQVKKGRHVVICGDVNTAHREIDLARPKENEKISGFLPEERAWIDGFLADGWVDSFRAVHGDKSDAYTWWSMRTGARLRNIGWRIDYFYLNQALAERLDDAWIRPEVMGSDHCPLGIALKTG; encoded by the coding sequence ATGGAACTCGCCAGCTGGAACGTCAACGGCATTCGCGCCGTGCAGCGCAAGGGCGCGCTGGACTGGATCTGGGAGTCGAGCCTGGACGTCGTCTGCCTGCAGGAGACCAAGGCCAGCCCCGACCAGCTCGACGCGGACCTCACCGCGCCCAAGGGCTGGGTCGCCCACTGGGCCTCCGCCGAGCGCAAGGGCTACAGCGGCGTGGTGACCTACGCGCGCGAGAGCGCCGCGCCCCGGTCCGTGACCGTGGGCTTCGGCACGAAGCGCTTCGACGACGAGGGCCGCACGCTCGTCACCGACCACGGCGACTTCCTGCTCTACAACGTCTACTTCCCCAACGGCAAGGCCAGCGACGAGCGCCTCGCCTACAAGATGGACTTCTACGCGGCCTTCCAGAAGCACGTGAACGCGCAGGTGAAGAAGGGTCGCCACGTGGTCATCTGCGGGGACGTCAACACCGCGCACCGCGAGATCGACCTCGCCCGGCCCAAGGAGAACGAGAAGATCAGCGGCTTCCTGCCCGAGGAGCGCGCCTGGATCGACGGCTTCCTCGCCGACGGCTGGGTGGACAGCTTCCGCGCCGTGCACGGCGACAAGTCCGACGCCTACACCTGGTGGTCCATGCGCACGGGCGCGCGGCTCCGGAACATCGGCTGGCGCATCGACTACTTCTACCTGAACCAGGCGCTCGCCGAGCGCCTGGACGACGCCTGGATCCGTCCCGAGGTCATGGGCAGCGACCACTGCCCGCTGGGCATCGCGCTGAAGACGGGCTAG
- a CDS encoding NYN domain-containing protein, whose amino-acid sequence MKERWVDGFNVMHLLPELVARLESDPEGARRRFLRLLAPLVFRSGERWTVVFDGPRGGRAKAPGPIDVIYAPHADSWIVEALERHRHPDAVTVVSSDEKDIGRRARALGASVQSAASLLRALAGDDAPPEPAEPEKPDSVSPEEVDFWLDAFGGGASGEPKRRFDTLKGDDPDPES is encoded by the coding sequence GTGAAGGAGCGCTGGGTCGACGGCTTCAACGTGATGCACCTGCTGCCGGAGCTGGTGGCGCGGCTGGAGTCGGATCCCGAGGGCGCCCGGCGGCGCTTCCTGCGCCTCCTGGCGCCGCTGGTCTTCCGCAGCGGCGAGCGCTGGACCGTGGTCTTCGACGGGCCGCGCGGGGGACGGGCAAAGGCGCCGGGACCGATCGACGTGATCTACGCACCGCACGCCGACAGCTGGATCGTGGAGGCGCTGGAGCGGCATCGTCATCCCGACGCGGTGACGGTGGTGAGCAGCGACGAGAAGGACATCGGCCGCCGCGCCCGCGCCCTGGGCGCCTCCGTGCAGTCTGCCGCCTCGTTGCTGCGCGCCCTGGCGGGGGACGACGCGCCCCCGGAGCCTGCCGAGCCCGAGAAGCCGGACTCCGTGTCGCCCGAAGAGGTCGACTTCTGGCTCGACGCCTTCGGCGGCGGCGCCTCCGGCGAACCCAAACGCCGCTTCGACACCCTCAAGGGCGACGATCCAGACCCCGAATCCTAG
- a CDS encoding UvrD-helicase domain-containing protein, whose amino-acid sequence MSVNPWQELERELNARQREAVFSAAPHCLVLAGPGTGKTRTLVNRVVYLVSAAGVAPAQILTLTFTRKAARVMVERLARYLGESAGGVRTGTFHHFCLELLRRRAGHGEIPPDFSVADEPRQLRTLERAWNRLGVSARPPEERELRAMLGRFGAYRVARDPELLSGLQREFFAEYQRLLREERAIDFDDILDLARVLLESDAPLLAETRERWPRVLVDEFQDTDALQYRLLRLLAPPAASSFVVADDQQSIYAWRGADRRNVERYRADYAPHEVHLEENYRNREAILAGAQAVLGAGGEAGHTLVSRAGGEGSLRLEAFASEQEEADFLVADMRRARARDRHLGWGDIAILYPKHSIGEYLETRLMAERVPVELVAGRALLAQERIRRTVAVLRLLRHGGDDEALSTLLAAQLDEGSYALLRQVARGSGDSLRAAVDRVLRGGSLLRERRRAWQRFQERLAAAPGDDSAWLAAWDATFPDGLALGAALEGPAPEAETAADPVARRRHLEAGAERMVHLSRLPWLLEGVVARLGNLRAGQSGRSLSQLVREILLEFADPDEEELPGDPAAVPGLAALLAALREALRRGRPVRVDVPGSPAAAQVLTEMLRAGLEPWHAQCLAVANPAADAATPSAGLRLVAEGDRLALEGGPAATGAPWALLAFRLYQLWRGAEHRPLRDFVLFDLETTGVDTASCEVIELAAIRVEGGRPTAQFEALVKPVGPIPAASTAVHGIDARTVADAPPLGHVLPDFLTFLGEHDLVAHNGAAFDFPVLRRVAREQGLAPPRNALFDSVALARRLHPGAKNDLGSLIARYGVTATARHRALDDCRCLLEVLGHLQDEHLAALRRRAGREALAPAALALQLAGQSGGLAPGGDAATLFQAGVRRLLAGGNPWLDRLELDGEARQSLEAQLLAAAGLEGEAPDLFTGLRSEEERFLSLVPRFDELFLGDSLAAFLDFLALYTGPDLAGGGNAVQLMTIHAAKGLEFERVYITGLEENVLPGFYALRSGDPEELAEERRLLYVAMTRAARALTLTRVGSRGGFQQSPSRFLAPLGAADGASP is encoded by the coding sequence ATGAGCGTGAACCCCTGGCAGGAACTCGAGCGCGAGCTCAACGCGCGGCAGCGCGAGGCGGTCTTCAGCGCCGCGCCGCACTGCCTCGTGCTCGCCGGTCCGGGGACGGGCAAGACCCGCACGCTCGTCAACCGCGTCGTCTACCTCGTGAGCGCGGCGGGCGTGGCGCCCGCGCAGATCCTGACGCTCACCTTCACCCGCAAGGCGGCGCGGGTCATGGTGGAGCGGCTCGCGCGCTACCTCGGCGAGTCGGCGGGCGGCGTGCGCACCGGCACCTTTCACCACTTCTGCCTCGAACTGCTGCGCCGGCGCGCGGGCCACGGCGAGATCCCGCCGGACTTCAGCGTTGCCGACGAACCCCGCCAGCTGCGCACGCTGGAGCGGGCGTGGAACCGACTGGGCGTGTCGGCGCGTCCGCCGGAGGAACGCGAGCTGCGTGCCATGCTGGGGCGCTTCGGCGCCTACCGCGTCGCCCGCGATCCGGAGCTGCTCAGCGGCCTGCAGCGCGAGTTCTTCGCCGAGTACCAGCGCCTGCTGCGCGAGGAGCGGGCGATCGACTTCGACGACATCCTCGATCTCGCCCGCGTCCTCCTGGAGTCGGACGCGCCGCTGCTCGCCGAGACGCGCGAGCGCTGGCCGCGCGTGCTCGTCGACGAGTTCCAGGACACCGACGCGCTGCAGTACCGCCTGCTGCGCCTCCTGGCGCCGCCCGCGGCGAGCAGCTTCGTCGTGGCGGACGATCAGCAGTCCATCTACGCCTGGCGCGGCGCGGACCGGCGCAACGTGGAGCGCTATCGCGCCGACTACGCCCCGCACGAGGTGCACCTCGAGGAGAACTACCGCAACCGCGAGGCGATCCTCGCCGGCGCGCAGGCGGTGCTGGGCGCCGGTGGGGAGGCGGGCCACACGCTCGTCAGCCGGGCGGGCGGCGAGGGCAGCCTGCGCCTCGAGGCCTTTGCCAGCGAACAGGAGGAGGCGGACTTCCTCGTGGCCGACATGCGCCGCGCGCGCGCGCGCGACCGCCATCTCGGCTGGGGGGACATCGCGATCCTCTACCCCAAGCACAGCATCGGCGAGTACCTGGAGACCCGGCTCATGGCCGAGCGCGTGCCCGTGGAGCTCGTGGCCGGGCGCGCGCTGCTGGCCCAGGAACGCATCCGCCGCACGGTGGCGGTGCTGCGTCTGCTGCGTCACGGCGGCGACGACGAGGCCCTCTCCACGCTGCTCGCCGCGCAGCTGGACGAGGGCTCCTACGCCCTGCTGCGCCAGGTGGCGCGCGGCAGCGGCGACTCCCTGCGCGCCGCCGTCGATCGCGTGCTGCGCGGCGGGTCGCTGCTGCGCGAACGCCGCCGCGCCTGGCAGCGCTTCCAGGAGCGTCTGGCCGCCGCGCCCGGGGACGACAGCGCCTGGCTCGCCGCCTGGGACGCGACCTTCCCCGACGGCCTCGCGCTCGGCGCCGCGCTGGAGGGCCCGGCGCCCGAGGCCGAGACGGCGGCCGACCCGGTGGCGCGGCGACGTCACCTGGAGGCCGGGGCCGAACGCATGGTCCACCTCTCGCGCCTGCCCTGGCTGCTCGAGGGCGTGGTCGCACGGCTTGGCAACCTGCGCGCGGGGCAGTCCGGCCGCAGCCTGAGCCAGCTCGTGCGCGAGATCCTGCTGGAGTTCGCCGATCCCGACGAGGAGGAGCTCCCCGGCGATCCCGCGGCGGTGCCCGGTCTCGCGGCCCTGCTCGCCGCCCTGCGCGAGGCGCTGCGCAGGGGGCGTCCCGTGCGCGTGGACGTCCCCGGCTCGCCCGCCGCGGCGCAGGTGCTCACCGAGATGCTGCGCGCCGGGCTGGAACCCTGGCATGCGCAGTGCCTCGCGGTGGCGAACCCAGCGGCGGACGCGGCGACGCCGAGCGCGGGCCTGCGCCTGGTGGCCGAGGGCGACCGCCTCGCGCTGGAGGGCGGCCCCGCCGCCACCGGCGCGCCCTGGGCCCTGCTGGCCTTCCGGCTCTATCAGCTCTGGCGGGGAGCGGAGCACCGGCCGCTGCGGGACTTCGTGCTCTTCGACCTGGAAACGACGGGGGTGGACACGGCCAGTTGCGAGGTGATCGAGCTGGCGGCGATCCGCGTCGAGGGGGGCAGGCCGACGGCGCAGTTCGAGGCGCTGGTGAAGCCCGTGGGCCCGATCCCGGCGGCGTCCACGGCCGTCCACGGCATCGACGCGCGGACGGTGGCCGACGCCCCGCCGCTCGGCCACGTGCTGCCCGACTTCCTCACCTTCCTCGGCGAGCACGACCTGGTGGCCCACAACGGGGCCGCCTTCGACTTTCCCGTGCTTCGCCGCGTGGCGCGCGAGCAGGGGCTCGCGCCCCCGCGCAACGCCCTCTTCGACAGCGTCGCCCTCGCGCGCCGTCTCCACCCCGGGGCGAAGAACGACCTGGGCTCGCTGATCGCGCGCTACGGCGTGACGGCCACGGCGCGTCACCGCGCGCTGGACGACTGCCGCTGCCTGCTCGAGGTGCTGGGCCATCTGCAGGACGAGCACCTCGCCGCGCTGCGGCGCCGCGCCGGGCGGGAAGCCCTGGCCCCGGCCGCGCTGGCCCTGCAGCTCGCGGGGCAGAGCGGGGGACTCGCCCCCGGCGGCGATGCCGCCACGCTCTTCCAGGCCGGCGTGCGCCGCCTCCTCGCCGGTGGCAACCCCTGGCTGGACCGGCTGGAGCTGGACGGCGAGGCGCGGCAGTCGCTCGAGGCGCAGCTGCTCGCGGCGGCCGGGCTCGAAGGCGAGGCCCCCGACCTCTTCACCGGGCTGCGCAGCGAGGAGGAGCGCTTCCTCTCGCTGGTGCCGCGCTTCGACGAGCTCTTCCTCGGCGACTCGCTCGCCGCCTTCCTGGACTTCCTCGCGCTCTACACGGGGCCCGACCTCGCCGGCGGGGGCAATGCCGTCCAGCTGATGACGATCCACGCGGCCAAGGGCCTGGAGTTCGAGCGCGTCTACATCACCGGGCTCGAGGAGAACGTGCTGCCCGGCTTCTACGCGCTGCGCTCCGGCGATCCGGAAGAACTGGCCGAGGAGCGCCGCCTGCTCTACGTGGCCATGACCCGCGCCGCGCGCGCGCTCACGCTCACGCGCGTGGGTTCGCGCGGCGGCTTCCAGCAGTCGCCGAGCCGCTTCCTCGCGCCGCTGGGCGCGGCCGACGGAGCCAGCCCATGA